A genomic window from Luteolibacter sp. LG18 includes:
- a CDS encoding sigma-70 family RNA polymerase sigma factor: MHFPHDDEQTREFLSLMVPHQPSIRNFVLSIHPQPGDLDDLMQNVAISLWEKFATFDRTREFLPWANSLAYFEVLRFRKKCSRDRLVFSGLVLSEDLVAMLAEEASSRSLAEPVRAALETCLCKLDEKSREVVMARYASGNSIADLAASRKESVHRLYRILEKVRSLLVTCVHRQLSASGVTSIRSIS, encoded by the coding sequence ATGCATTTCCCCCACGACGACGAGCAGACGCGCGAGTTCCTCTCGCTGATGGTGCCCCATCAGCCGAGCATCCGGAACTTCGTTCTGAGCATTCACCCGCAGCCGGGTGATCTCGACGATTTGATGCAGAACGTCGCGATCAGCCTGTGGGAGAAGTTCGCCACCTTCGACAGGACCCGCGAGTTCCTGCCGTGGGCCAATAGCCTCGCCTATTTCGAAGTGCTGCGGTTCCGCAAGAAGTGCAGCCGGGACCGGCTGGTGTTCTCGGGGCTGGTGCTTTCGGAGGACCTGGTGGCGATGCTGGCGGAGGAGGCTTCCTCGCGGAGCCTGGCGGAGCCGGTGCGCGCGGCGCTGGAAACCTGCCTCTGCAAGCTGGACGAGAAGTCCCGCGAGGTGGTGATGGCGCGCTATGCCAGCGGCAACTCGATCGCGGACCTCGCGGCCAGCCGGAAGGAGTCGGTGCACCGCCTCTACCGCATCCTGGAGAAAGTGCGCTCCCTGCTCGTCACCTGTGTCCACCGCCAGCTTTCGGCCAGCGGTGTGACCTCCATCCGATCGATTTCATGA
- a CDS encoding LamG-like jellyroll fold domain-containing protein: MTPSPRLDQLLSRLSDGLLEPAEAEVLDGILRGDPAAREHYLVHIAVHMALADEEMRRRIVMLPTARRPQRWPWLAAAAAVVLSAAALWYRPAPIRPTEPQMADHEVEVVPAAVAIVSAQDGVKWNLAAPPANGIGLPVGTIQTTAGDLSISILDGPAITFRGPAEFRLEGRSRIRVIRGQAAFRSDEPHRMFLVEVGHGSVTDTGGEFSVIAEEGGDARLHCFTGRVRVSSTGDQDGTFEDWDVQAGRGLLVAAAIQRTDEEGDEFPRVPAAILPGPSLRSEAYPHAVMESSPLAYWRFEKLGSEGLVADETSGGHPLALRGQARLEGSSQRYLFVDDKDASGFADSNSGIQGLDTRKGRSIECLLYSSGESFATAVALELDTPMPDEVPRRGIASHAPDASLLEIFGRQRNPRDATPGHVIRALYRSPAGYEGGTNLTSSQGNLLHRWVHVAATFGQDGIYLYIDGEPSREIIAPLQPKGIALRAIVGRLQPGPRDAFRQWSGGIDELALYDRPLSAAEVKAHYQASRR; the protein is encoded by the coding sequence ATGACACCGTCCCCCCGCCTCGATCAGTTGCTTTCCCGTCTCAGCGACGGCTTGCTGGAACCCGCGGAGGCCGAGGTGCTGGATGGCATCCTGCGAGGCGATCCCGCGGCCCGGGAACATTACCTCGTCCACATCGCCGTGCACATGGCCCTGGCGGATGAGGAAATGCGGCGCCGCATCGTCATGCTGCCCACAGCCCGGCGTCCGCAGCGCTGGCCATGGTTGGCCGCGGCCGCCGCGGTGGTCCTGAGTGCCGCCGCCCTGTGGTACCGGCCAGCACCCATCCGGCCCACGGAGCCACAGATGGCCGACCATGAGGTGGAGGTGGTGCCTGCGGCGGTGGCGATTGTTTCGGCCCAGGATGGGGTGAAGTGGAATCTCGCGGCACCGCCGGCGAATGGCATCGGCTTGCCCGTGGGAACGATCCAGACAACCGCCGGAGACCTTTCCATCTCCATCCTGGATGGGCCCGCCATCACGTTCCGGGGTCCGGCGGAGTTCCGCTTGGAAGGCCGTTCCCGGATCCGCGTGATCCGGGGGCAGGCGGCCTTCCGCAGCGATGAGCCACACCGCATGTTCCTCGTGGAGGTCGGGCACGGATCCGTGACCGATACCGGTGGGGAGTTCTCGGTGATCGCGGAAGAGGGGGGGGACGCGCGGCTCCATTGCTTTACCGGCCGGGTGAGGGTGTCCTCCACCGGAGATCAGGACGGGACTTTCGAGGATTGGGATGTTCAGGCCGGGCGCGGCCTGTTGGTCGCCGCCGCCATCCAGCGGACCGATGAGGAGGGGGACGAGTTTCCCCGGGTGCCTGCCGCCATTCTGCCCGGCCCTTCGCTCCGCTCGGAGGCCTACCCCCATGCGGTCATGGAGTCCTCGCCGCTGGCCTACTGGCGTTTCGAGAAGCTCGGGTCGGAAGGCTTGGTGGCGGATGAAACGTCCGGCGGCCATCCGTTGGCGCTTCGCGGACAGGCCAGGTTGGAGGGCTCCTCGCAACGGTATCTGTTCGTCGATGACAAGGATGCTTCCGGGTTTGCCGACAGTAACTCCGGCATCCAGGGGCTCGATACCCGGAAGGGCCGGAGCATCGAGTGCCTGCTCTACTCGAGTGGTGAATCGTTCGCCACGGCGGTCGCCCTGGAGTTGGACACGCCCATGCCGGACGAAGTCCCGCGGCGCGGCATCGCCAGCCACGCGCCCGATGCCTCCCTTCTGGAGATTTTCGGGAGGCAGAGAAATCCCCGGGACGCCACTCCCGGTCATGTGATCCGGGCGCTCTACCGCTCGCCAGCGGGATATGAGGGTGGAACCAATCTCACGTCATCGCAGGGGAATTTGCTCCACCGCTGGGTGCACGTCGCCGCCACCTTCGGTCAGGACGGGATCTACCTCTACATCGATGGCGAGCCTTCCCGCGAGATCATCGCTCCATTGCAACCGAAGGGTATCGCATTGCGCGCCATCGTCGGCCGGTTGCAACCCGGACCCCGGGACGCATTCCGGCAGTGGTCCGGCGGCATCGATGAACTCGCCCTCTATGACCGGCCGCTTTCCGCTGCGGAAGTGAAGGCCCACTACCAGGCCTCCCGTCGCTGA
- a CDS encoding autotransporter-associated beta strand repeat-containing protein produces the protein MKKTYRFLQLSVFFGATLLRAHAADGTWIATATSGNWTDAFSWSGGTIADGSGSTAYFTSDISAATAVSLGGVNRTIGNIAFSDNGGAGSAWSVSGNALILSVPSGSPTITADTTATISSILTGSAGLIKAGNDSLVLTGANIYTGGTAINAGTLQIGDGSTNGTMNGAYTIGASGILRYFRTADTTAPAWANIQGAGVLSVMTNRANSGTTNDWGQAALPAGFTGTVRIERGRISTNTQTSLGSASAVVVQSGGQLGMWNGGTFPQNFTIVGTGYGESGYESALRLANSAVSTTVSGTVTLTGNAAIGASGTGTLSNTISETTPSSLTFGTGSQGGTIILGGTNTYTGVTTIANGTVSVSTIGNTGVSGNLGTNGTINLGGGGSQGILTYTGAGETIDRLLNFSGTTGGATVNNNGAGLLRFTTPTTTTGSGAKGLGFGGTGNGQLDGGITALGGLMNITKSGAGAWTLVGDLSTAGGSMTVNAGTLVLSGNNSYTGVTRVNTGGTLSVGTLANSGVASNIGAATNAAANLVFGGGTLIYTGGTVSTDHSFTATAASTLEVTSAATTLTIANTLNAVGGSFVMTKTGAGTLVFGGSADNSSLYIAVSAGNLELAKSGTTSRAVAGINSVAVGTTVKLTGTGGDQIYGGSAGTNYGVNGLAGTLDLNGHSENTSNFNGVAGGVLTNSAAATSVVWTVGESNATATFAGVVENGAGTVALAKTGTGTQTLSGTNTYTGGTILNSGTLALDYNTQDSSKLSDSGPLILNGGTLQMAGVLGTHVEAVGPVTINGNVSITRSGFNSAVLALGSYTNNGVLNVTATGLATTTVPNNAAGYLDNVTLAGNQLAMNDGTLGGGLGNIVAASVTYADVNRATGTKTITNSAGSIVRIIEGLGGASTNITLGAATTDIATLFQTATGGTTVVDLGTNMLRLDANGRIFSGAGASALTLQSGTLTAGGADNTAGTIDIHNGSTNLILVTSPITNNGTGAVALQTVGNVTLTGANTYTGGVTVNGGVLSAGNNTSNLGATALGTGTATVNTGATLQFWVNTNTTGTTFANNITLNGGTLLSQDGLNNLSGNIVIGASGGTFKSQWDTKNLVINGGVSGSGPVTIDKLTGNGGSKVIFAGTNTYTGTTTINGGALQLAKRASLYNSTTASWTAANLTVASGAVAVFNVGGSGEFTSADIDTLQGLTNVGAVTATQGFKSGSILGLDTTNAGGTFTYNSAIANHVGTVTDTLGLTKYGTGILTLTAANTYTGATAVNGGTLSIGGAGSLNSGAYPGTISIASGATFNHDSSTAQTLSGAISGSGALTKTGSATLTLGVQSSYTGGTTVSQGILDLTGGGGANGTIRGTATVNAGATLRLSTGDATGSDATTRLSTINLVGGNLDVNSTSNQTLGSATVNMTGASITGIAGSNIDFFAGASALKTFASSTTSVISGTAISPMRQGNTTFTIAPGTTPSGIDLDIQGVIKNSAAGDAATGLWTITGGGTVAFSGTNTITGSATKYLTVTGTGTTLMVGNGGATGTLSSLTVTNNAIVSFNRSDAAGSFSNIISGTGQVKQVGTGTTTLTGVNTYTGATTVSAGALLANNASGSATGTGAVTVKTGGTFGGTGAVTGSVTVESGGTLAPGAGGIESLGSGDLGLLAGGTLVAEIRSSGTPGADVVNVTGNVSLAGNLSLVDIAATPVALAAGTKLTVLTYTGTLTGTFAGMAEGSMVTLGSNSFKIRYADNKAVTLEIPLVGYEAWASAQGLTAGNNGRTQDPDGDGVNNAMEFYLGTNPLANASRSLPTMSATPTHYLFTFKRDDVAESLATSQSVEFCDNLHDWTGIPIPATDSGPDGNGLSVTVVENGSAADDVTVAIPKTFFVGNGAFARLKVNL, from the coding sequence ATGAAAAAGACCTACCGTTTCCTTCAGCTCTCCGTCTTCTTCGGAGCCACGCTTCTCCGGGCCCATGCCGCCGACGGCACCTGGATCGCCACGGCCACTTCCGGCAACTGGACCGATGCCTTCAGTTGGTCCGGCGGCACCATTGCGGACGGCTCCGGGTCCACCGCCTATTTCACCAGCGACATCAGCGCGGCCACGGCGGTGTCCCTCGGCGGAGTGAACCGCACCATCGGCAACATCGCCTTCTCCGACAACGGCGGCGCGGGCAGCGCCTGGAGCGTCAGTGGAAACGCACTCATCCTCTCGGTTCCCAGCGGTTCGCCGACGATCACCGCCGACACCACTGCCACGATCAGCTCGATCCTCACCGGCTCCGCGGGATTGATCAAGGCGGGCAATGACTCGCTCGTTCTGACCGGGGCGAACATCTACACCGGTGGCACCGCCATCAACGCCGGCACCCTGCAGATCGGCGATGGCAGCACCAACGGGACGATGAACGGTGCCTATACGATCGGCGCGTCCGGCATCCTCCGCTACTTCCGGACCGCCGACACCACGGCTCCGGCGTGGGCAAACATCCAGGGAGCCGGCGTGTTGTCCGTGATGACCAACCGTGCCAATAGCGGGACGACCAACGATTGGGGACAGGCCGCGCTGCCGGCCGGGTTCACCGGAACCGTTCGGATCGAGCGGGGCCGGATTTCCACCAACACCCAGACCTCGCTCGGCAGCGCTTCCGCCGTGGTCGTTCAATCCGGCGGACAACTTGGCATGTGGAACGGTGGGACGTTCCCCCAGAACTTCACCATCGTGGGCACGGGCTATGGGGAGTCCGGGTATGAGTCCGCCCTGCGTCTGGCAAACAGCGCTGTGAGCACCACCGTCAGCGGCACGGTGACCCTCACGGGCAATGCCGCCATCGGGGCATCGGGCACGGGTACTCTTTCCAACACGATCTCGGAGACGACCCCGTCCAGCCTGACCTTCGGCACCGGCAGCCAGGGGGGCACCATCATCCTCGGCGGCACCAATACCTACACGGGGGTGACGACCATCGCCAACGGGACCGTGTCCGTTTCCACCATCGGCAATACCGGTGTCAGCGGGAACCTCGGCACCAACGGCACCATCAACCTGGGTGGCGGTGGATCGCAGGGCATCCTGACCTACACCGGAGCGGGGGAGACGATTGACCGCCTCTTGAATTTCTCCGGCACCACCGGCGGCGCGACGGTGAACAACAACGGCGCGGGTCTGCTCCGGTTCACCACTCCCACCACGACCACCGGCTCCGGTGCCAAAGGCCTGGGATTCGGCGGCACCGGCAACGGCCAGCTCGATGGAGGCATCACCGCCCTCGGCGGGCTGATGAACATCACCAAGTCCGGCGCGGGGGCATGGACGCTCGTCGGCGATCTCAGCACGGCGGGCGGCTCGATGACCGTGAACGCGGGCACCTTGGTGCTTTCCGGAAACAACAGCTACACCGGTGTGACCCGGGTGAACACCGGTGGCACCTTGAGCGTGGGCACCCTGGCCAACAGCGGTGTGGCGAGCAACATCGGTGCGGCCACCAATGCAGCCGCCAATCTGGTCTTCGGCGGTGGCACCTTGATCTACACCGGGGGGACCGTTTCGACCGACCACTCCTTCACCGCCACGGCGGCCAGCACCCTGGAGGTGACAAGCGCGGCGACCACGCTGACCATCGCGAACACGCTCAACGCGGTCGGTGGTAGCTTCGTGATGACGAAGACCGGCGCGGGCACGCTCGTCTTCGGCGGCTCCGCGGACAATTCAAGCCTCTACATCGCTGTATCCGCAGGCAACCTCGAGCTTGCCAAGAGCGGCACCACCAGCCGCGCGGTGGCGGGGATCAACAGCGTGGCCGTCGGCACGACCGTCAAACTCACCGGCACCGGCGGCGATCAGATCTATGGCGGCAGTGCGGGCACCAACTACGGGGTGAACGGGCTGGCCGGGACGCTCGACCTCAACGGCCACTCGGAAAACACCAGCAATTTCAACGGCGTCGCGGGCGGCGTGCTGACCAACTCGGCCGCTGCCACGAGCGTCGTTTGGACGGTGGGCGAATCCAACGCGACCGCCACCTTCGCGGGGGTGGTGGAGAACGGCGCTGGCACCGTCGCACTCGCCAAGACCGGCACCGGGACGCAGACGCTCTCGGGGACGAACACCTACACCGGGGGCACGATCCTCAACTCCGGCACGCTGGCGCTGGATTACAACACGCAGGACAGTTCCAAGCTCTCCGACAGCGGGCCCCTGATCCTGAACGGCGGCACGCTCCAGATGGCTGGCGTGCTCGGTACTCATGTGGAAGCAGTGGGGCCCGTCACGATCAATGGCAATGTGAGCATCACGCGGAGCGGGTTCAATTCCGCCGTGCTGGCCCTCGGCAGCTACACCAACAACGGCGTGCTGAATGTCACGGCCACCGGACTTGCCACCACCACGGTGCCGAACAATGCCGCGGGCTACCTCGACAATGTCACCCTCGCAGGCAACCAGCTTGCCATGAACGATGGCACGCTCGGCGGTGGATTGGGCAACATCGTTGCCGCCAGCGTCACCTATGCGGATGTCAATCGCGCGACGGGCACGAAGACCATCACCAACAGCGCGGGCTCCATCGTTCGAATCATCGAAGGCTTGGGAGGAGCTTCTACAAACATCACACTGGGTGCTGCCACCACCGACATCGCGACCCTCTTCCAGACCGCCACGGGTGGCACCACGGTCGTCGATCTCGGGACCAATATGCTGCGTCTCGATGCGAACGGCCGTATTTTCTCCGGAGCTGGTGCCTCGGCGCTGACCCTCCAGAGCGGAACGCTCACGGCCGGTGGCGCGGACAACACCGCGGGAACCATCGACATTCACAACGGCAGCACGAACCTCATCCTCGTCACTTCCCCAATCACCAACAACGGCACCGGTGCCGTGGCGTTGCAGACGGTCGGCAATGTCACGCTCACCGGCGCGAACACCTATACCGGAGGAGTCACCGTCAACGGCGGCGTTCTCTCCGCGGGTAACAACACCAGCAATCTCGGCGCGACCGCGCTGGGCACTGGCACGGCCACCGTCAATACCGGCGCCACGCTCCAGTTCTGGGTGAACACCAATACCACGGGAACGACCTTCGCGAACAACATCACGCTCAACGGCGGCACGCTGCTCAGCCAGGACGGGCTGAACAACCTGAGCGGCAACATCGTGATCGGTGCCTCCGGCGGCACCTTCAAAAGCCAGTGGGACACGAAGAACCTCGTGATCAACGGGGGCGTCTCCGGCAGCGGGCCGGTCACGATTGACAAACTCACGGGCAACGGCGGGAGCAAGGTCATTTTCGCCGGAACCAACACCTACACCGGCACCACCACCATCAACGGCGGTGCGCTGCAACTCGCCAAGCGGGCCTCGCTTTACAACAGCACCACGGCCTCGTGGACGGCGGCCAACCTGACCGTGGCCTCCGGAGCGGTCGCCGTCTTCAATGTCGGTGGTAGCGGTGAGTTCACCTCGGCGGACATCGATACCCTCCAAGGCCTCACGAACGTGGGCGCGGTCACGGCCACCCAGGGCTTCAAGAGCGGCTCGATCCTCGGCCTCGACACCACCAACGCGGGCGGCACTTTCACCTACAACAGCGCCATCGCGAACCACGTCGGCACGGTGACCGATACCCTCGGGCTCACCAAGTATGGCACCGGAATCCTCACGCTCACCGCCGCGAACACCTACACCGGCGCGACCGCGGTCAATGGCGGCACGTTGTCTATCGGTGGGGCGGGCTCGCTGAATTCCGGTGCCTATCCCGGCACGATCTCCATCGCCTCGGGGGCCACGTTCAATCACGACTCGTCCACCGCGCAGACTCTCTCCGGTGCCATCTCCGGTTCGGGCGCGCTGACCAAGACCGGGTCGGCCACGCTCACGCTCGGTGTCCAGAGCAGCTACACCGGCGGCACCACCGTCAGCCAGGGCATCCTGGATCTCACCGGCGGCGGCGGTGCCAACGGCACCATCCGCGGCACGGCCACCGTGAACGCCGGCGCGACCTTGCGGCTGAGCACCGGGGATGCGACCGGCTCCGATGCGACGACCCGCCTCAGCACGATCAACCTGGTGGGCGGCAATCTCGACGTGAACTCGACCAGCAACCAGACGCTGGGCAGCGCCACGGTCAACATGACCGGCGCGAGCATCACCGGCATCGCGGGTTCGAACATCGATTTCTTCGCCGGAGCTTCGGCGTTGAAAACATTCGCCTCGTCCACAACCTCGGTCATCAGCGGCACGGCGATTTCCCCGATGCGCCAGGGCAACACCACCTTCACCATCGCACCGGGCACGACGCCCTCCGGCATCGATCTCGACATCCAGGGGGTGATCAAGAACTCGGCGGCCGGTGACGCGGCCACCGGCTTGTGGACCATCACGGGCGGTGGCACGGTGGCCTTCTCCGGCACCAACACGATCACCGGCAGCGCCACCAAGTATCTCACGGTGACGGGCACCGGCACCACGCTCATGGTTGGCAACGGCGGCGCGACCGGCACGCTCAGCAGCCTGACCGTGACGAACAATGCGATCGTGTCCTTCAACCGCTCCGACGCGGCCGGCAGCTTCTCCAACATCATCTCCGGAACCGGGCAGGTGAAGCAGGTTGGCACCGGCACCACCACCCTGACGGGGGTGAACACCTACACCGGTGCCACCACGGTGAGCGCGGGTGCCTTGCTCGCCAACAACGCCAGCGGCTCCGCCACCGGCACCGGGGCGGTCACGGTGAAGACCGGCGGAACCTTCGGTGGAACGGGCGCGGTCACCGGCAGCGTCACGGTGGAGTCCGGCGGCACGCTCGCTCCGGGAGCCGGAGGCATCGAGTCCCTGGGCTCCGGTGACCTGGGCCTGCTTGCGGGCGGCACGCTCGTCGCGGAGATCCGCTCGTCCGGCACACCGGGCGCGGACGTGGTGAATGTCACCGGCAATGTCTCGCTCGCGGGCAATCTGTCGCTGGTGGACATCGCCGCGACACCGGTCGCGCTGGCCGCCGGAACAAAGCTGACGGTGCTGACCTACACCGGAACCCTGACGGGGACCTTCGCGGGTATGGCCGAAGGCAGCATGGTGACGCTCGGCTCGAACAGCTTCAAGATCCGTTACGCGGACAACAAGGCCGTGACGCTGGAGATCCCGCTGGTCGGCTACGAGGCCTGGGCCTCGGCGCAGGGGCTCACCGCCGGGAACAACGGCCGGACCCAGGATCCGGATGGCGATGGTGTGAACAACGCCATGGAGTTCTATCTCGGGACCAATCCGCTCGCGAATGCGTCACGGAGCCTTCCGACGATGTCCGCAACCCCGACCCACTACCTCTTCACCTTCAAGCGGGATGACGTGGCGGAATCCCTCGCGACGTCCCAGAGCGTGGAGTTCTGCGACAATTTGCACGACTGGACCGGTATTCCGATCCCCGCCACGGACAGCGGTCCGGATGGCAATGGATTGAGCGTGACGGTCGTGGAGAATGGCAGTGCCGCCGATGATGTCACGGTCGCCATTCCGAAGACCTTCTTCGTCGGTAACGGTGCTTTCGCCCGCCTGAAGGTGAACTTGTGA
- a CDS encoding AraC family transcriptional regulator, whose protein sequence is MLSAGRSPVHEVNPGTLVRSFTAQGHRASGRWSEWHYHREWELVFVQSGSGVRCIGSSVEKFSTGDLVIIPGDLPHAWHWHGGKPLRCTVLHFLPQAWGDAFWEIPEVQAFRMLCGRAAGGARFAGREVEKIGRGMEELSATDSATLASLSKLLGIFSQMTTLECFPLNAVETRTGGRQNRLLDDLLAWVAANLKEDITQQEAADRVRMNPSSFCRWFKAQTGCSFKHYLNEIRVAKVCAAIARGGQSITESAFEAGYNNLSNFNRRFLKVTGVTPSAFRKQVRMSLR, encoded by the coding sequence ATGCTTTCCGCGGGGCGATCTCCAGTTCATGAGGTGAATCCCGGCACGCTGGTCCGGAGTTTCACCGCCCAGGGGCACCGTGCGTCCGGTCGATGGTCCGAATGGCACTACCACCGGGAATGGGAGCTGGTGTTCGTCCAGAGTGGCTCCGGCGTCAGATGCATTGGAAGTTCCGTGGAAAAATTCTCCACGGGGGATCTGGTGATCATCCCGGGGGATCTCCCGCACGCCTGGCATTGGCACGGCGGGAAGCCCCTCCGGTGCACGGTGCTGCACTTCTTGCCCCAGGCTTGGGGGGATGCCTTTTGGGAGATCCCGGAGGTCCAGGCATTCCGCATGCTCTGTGGGCGGGCGGCGGGAGGCGCGCGCTTCGCCGGGCGTGAGGTGGAGAAAATCGGGCGGGGGATGGAAGAGCTGTCGGCAACCGATTCGGCCACGCTGGCGTCGCTGTCCAAGTTGCTCGGCATCTTTTCTCAAATGACCACCCTCGAGTGCTTTCCTCTGAACGCGGTGGAAACACGAACCGGGGGACGGCAGAATCGCCTCCTGGATGACCTGCTGGCGTGGGTGGCGGCCAACTTGAAGGAGGATATCACCCAACAGGAAGCCGCCGACCGGGTGAGGATGAATCCGAGTTCGTTCTGCCGGTGGTTCAAGGCGCAGACCGGCTGCTCCTTCAAGCACTACCTGAACGAGATCCGGGTGGCGAAAGTCTGCGCCGCGATCGCCCGGGGTGGCCAATCGATCACCGAATCCGCCTTCGAGGCCGGGTATAACAACCTCTCGAACTTCAACCGGCGGTTTCTCAAAGTCACCGGAGTGACCCCGTCGGCGTTTCGGAAGCAAGTCAGGATGTCCCTCAGGTAA